From one Rhodamnia argentea isolate NSW1041297 chromosome 1, ASM2092103v1, whole genome shotgun sequence genomic stretch:
- the LOC115728795 gene encoding major strawberry allergen Fra a 1-3-like: protein MGVVTYSQEFTSAVAPSRMFKALVLDSHIIPKIVPGGIKSVEFIEGDGGVGSIKQTIFGQSAHIKYTKHKIDALDVENFYCKYTLIESDIEFDKIDFIVYEVKFTSADGGCACKMTSDYHVKEGAELKEDDIKQGKDRAMGLFKTVEEYLLANPAVCA, encoded by the exons ATGGGTGTTGTCACTTACTCACAAGAGTTCACATCCGCCGTCGCCCCATCAAGGATGTTCAAGGCTTTGGTCCTTGACTCGCACATCATTCCCAAGATCGTCCCCGGGGGCATTAAGAGCGTTGAGTTCATTGAGGGAGATGGTGGAGTTGGTAGCATTAAGCAGACCATCTTTGGCCAGA GTGCTCACATCAAGTACACGAAGCACAAGATTGACGCTCTTGATGTTGAGAACTTTTACTGCAAATATACTTTGATTGAAAGTGATATCGAGTTCGACAAAATCGACTTCATCGTCTATGAGGTGAAGTTCACATCAGCTGATGGTGGATGTGCATGCAAGATGACTAGTGACTATCATGTTAAGGAAGGTGCAGAGCTTAAGGAAGATGACATCAAGCAGGGCAAAGATAGGGCTATGGGATTGTTCAAGACCGTTGAAGAGTACCTCCTGGCAAACCCCGCTGTTTGTGCCTAA